From the genome of Gammaproteobacteria bacterium, one region includes:
- the glnE gene encoding bifunctional [glutamate--ammonia ligase]-adenylyl-L-tyrosine phosphorylase/[glutamate--ammonia-ligase] adenylyltransferase, whose amino-acid sequence MFLSKNVLEALPSALSEHVAIYWQTFVEAATESGVAIPAHPDFLKVLHRVWACSEFVAQSCIHSPTLLADLLHSGDLLREYSPHTYRRQLQSVLGTSADERELGVVLRQVRRREMVRIAWRDLAGWAKLDETLRDLSLFAEACVESALDALHAWQAAELGWPCSGSGEPQSLVVIGMGKLGGGELNFSSDIDLVFAYPDEGETLGRRRRVSNEEYFVRLAQRLIAGLDTPTGEGLVFRVDSRLRPFGESGPLALSFEAMEDYYQTHGREWERYAFIKARVVAGDRVAGSRLMRTLKPFVYRRYLDFGAFESLRDMKALIAQEIRRKGMEGNIKLGRGGIREVEFIGQVFQLIRGGRDARLQRPELLPILETLSATGYLPDYVARELAESYVFLRQVENRLQEAADEQTHSLPADEAGRLRLAYSMGYDNREVFEHALDMHRRRVQSHFEQVFTAPQAEQSVDANRPDLTGLWLGSLEEGRSRELLTSMGFAQADDVLRWLTELREGYGYRVLSERGRARMDTLMPLLIAAAGLGAGPDVTLLRVVRLIEAIAQRSTYLSLLIENPMALSQLVKLCSASPWISALLTRHPLLLDELLDTRTLYAVLDKAGMEEELRRILSSIPEDDLEQQMEALRHFKQVQVLHIAAADTAGELPLMKVSDHLTWLAEVALQQVLNLAWNYLAARHGTPRCSIEGKPHEPGFAIVGYGKLGGIELGYGSDLDLVFLHDSQGDEQRTTGTKSIDNSVYFARLAQRVIHILNASTPGGVLYDVDVRLRPSGASGLLVSSVAAFADYQQGQAWTWEHQALVRARVVAEIGPDKGAIAAQFERLRTDILGRKRDPAALRTEVSDMRERMYAELGRPVEGQFDLKQGRGGIADIEFMVQYTVLLAAHRHPALLVWTDNIRLLQGFAAAELMSAPDVQVLSDAYRAYRASLHRAALQDEAALVSDTEFRDYRAAVVRIWHELMGR is encoded by the coding sequence ATGTTTCTTTCAAAAAATGTACTAGAAGCCTTACCCTCTGCGCTAAGCGAGCACGTCGCCATCTATTGGCAGACCTTTGTGGAGGCCGCCACAGAAAGTGGTGTAGCCATCCCTGCTCATCCCGATTTTTTGAAGGTCTTGCATCGGGTGTGGGCATGCAGTGAATTTGTGGCGCAAAGCTGTATCCATTCCCCGACGCTCCTGGCTGACCTCCTGCATAGCGGTGACCTGCTGAGGGAGTATTCGCCCCATACCTATCGGCGGCAACTGCAAAGTGTACTGGGCACAAGCGCAGATGAGCGCGAACTGGGGGTGGTCCTGCGGCAGGTGCGGCGGCGCGAGATGGTGCGTATCGCCTGGCGCGACCTGGCCGGCTGGGCCAAGTTGGACGAGACCCTGCGAGACCTCTCGCTGTTTGCGGAGGCCTGTGTCGAATCGGCGCTGGACGCGCTGCATGCCTGGCAGGCGGCTGAACTGGGTTGGCCCTGCAGCGGAAGCGGCGAGCCGCAGTCGCTGGTGGTCATCGGGATGGGAAAGCTGGGCGGGGGTGAACTGAATTTTTCATCGGATATTGATCTGGTCTTCGCCTACCCCGATGAAGGTGAGACGCTCGGCCGCCGGCGTCGTGTCAGTAATGAGGAATATTTCGTCAGGCTGGCGCAGCGCCTGATCGCGGGGCTTGATACGCCGACCGGCGAGGGCTTGGTGTTCCGGGTAGACAGCCGGTTGCGTCCGTTCGGCGAGAGCGGTCCGCTGGCCCTGAGTTTTGAGGCGATGGAGGATTATTACCAGACCCACGGGCGCGAGTGGGAACGCTATGCCTTTATCAAGGCGCGCGTCGTGGCGGGCGACCGCGTGGCGGGGTCGCGCCTGATGCGGACGCTAAAGCCGTTCGTCTATCGCCGCTACCTGGACTTCGGCGCCTTCGAGTCCCTGCGCGACATGAAGGCGTTGATTGCGCAAGAGATCCGGCGCAAGGGCATGGAGGGTAATATCAAGCTGGGCCGGGGCGGAATACGTGAGGTCGAATTTATCGGACAGGTCTTCCAACTCATCCGCGGCGGGCGGGACGCCAGGCTGCAGCGGCCCGAACTGCTGCCTATTTTAGAGACTCTCAGCGCGACCGGGTATCTGCCCGATTACGTGGCACGCGAACTCGCGGAGAGTTATGTCTTTCTGCGCCAAGTGGAAAACCGTCTGCAAGAGGCCGCCGACGAGCAGACCCACAGCCTGCCGGCGGACGAGGCCGGGCGGCTGCGCCTGGCCTACTCGATGGGCTATGACAATCGGGAGGTTTTTGAGCACGCTTTAGATATGCACCGCAGACGCGTGCAAAGCCATTTTGAGCAAGTGTTCACCGCGCCCCAGGCCGAGCAATCAGTTGACGCGAACCGGCCGGACTTGACCGGTCTCTGGCTGGGGTCGCTGGAGGAAGGGCGTTCTCGGGAGCTGCTCACCTCGATGGGTTTTGCGCAGGCCGATGACGTCCTGCGTTGGCTCACCGAGTTACGTGAGGGATATGGCTACCGCGTGCTCAGTGAGCGTGGCCGCGCCCGCATGGACACACTCATGCCTCTGTTGATTGCGGCGGCGGGATTGGGCGCCGGCCCTGATGTTACGCTGCTGCGCGTGGTACGTCTCATCGAGGCTATCGCACAGCGCAGCACCTACCTTTCCTTGTTGATCGAAAATCCGATGGCCTTGTCGCAGCTCGTGAAGCTGTGCTCCGCGAGTCCCTGGATCAGTGCCTTGCTGACCCGTCACCCGTTGTTGCTCGATGAGTTGTTGGATACGCGCACTCTGTACGCCGTGTTGGACAAGGCGGGCATGGAAGAAGAACTGCGCCGGATTTTATCTTCTATCCCGGAAGACGACCTGGAGCAGCAGATGGAGGCGTTGCGCCATTTCAAGCAGGTGCAGGTGTTGCACATCGCCGCGGCCGATACCGCGGGTGAGCTGCCGCTGATGAAGGTGAGCGATCATCTCACCTGGCTCGCCGAGGTGGCGTTACAACAGGTGTTGAATCTGGCATGGAACTATTTGGCGGCGAGGCATGGTACGCCGCGGTGCAGTATCGAAGGCAAGCCTCACGAACCCGGCTTTGCCATCGTCGGTTATGGAAAACTCGGCGGGATCGAGTTGGGCTACGGCTCCGATCTGGACCTGGTGTTTTTACACGATAGCCAGGGCGATGAGCAGCGCACCACGGGGACCAAAAGCATTGACAACAGCGTGTATTTTGCGCGGCTGGCGCAGCGTGTCATCCACATACTCAATGCCTCTACGCCCGGCGGCGTGCTCTATGACGTGGATGTGCGGCTGCGACCGAGCGGCGCCTCCGGCCTGCTCGTGAGCAGCGTCGCCGCCTTCGCCGACTATCAACAGGGCCAAGCCTGGACGTGGGAACATCAGGCGTTGGTGCGTGCCCGTGTGGTGGCGGAAATCGGCCCGGACAAGGGGGCCATAGCCGCGCAGTTTGAACGGCTGCGCACCGATATCCTGGGGCGCAAGCGCGACCCGGCGGCGCTGCGTACCGAGGTGTCTGACATGAGGGAGCGGATGTACGCCGAACTCGGCCGGCCGGTGGAGGGGCAGTTCGACCTCAAGCAGGGCAGGGGAGGTATCGCGGACATCGAATTTATGGTTCAATACACAGTTTTACTAGCAGCTCACCGACACCCTGCACTGTTGGTCTGGACCGACAACATCCGCCTGCTGCAGGGCTTCGCTGCGGCGGAGTTAATGAGCGCGCCGGATGTGCAAGTATTAAGTGACGCCTACCGTGCTTATCGTGCCTCATTGCATCGCGCAGCCTTGCAGGATGAAGCGGCGCTCGTGTCCGACACCGAGTTTCGGGATTATCGGGCAGCGGTGGTGCGGATCTGGCATGAGTTAATGGGGAGGTAG
- the groL gene encoding chaperonin GroEL (60 kDa chaperone family; promotes refolding of misfolded polypeptides especially under stressful conditions; forms two stacked rings of heptamers to form a barrel-shaped 14mer; ends can be capped by GroES; misfolded proteins enter the barrel where they are refolded when GroES binds) — MAAKDVKFGYDARSRMAKGVNILADAVKVTLGPRGRNVVIDSSYGGAPTVTKDGVSVAKGIELKDKFENMGAQMVKEVASKTSDVAGDGTTTATVLAQSILKEGLKAVAAGMNPMDLKRGIDKAVTAAVEALKKMSKPCTDDKAIAQVGTISANADKDIGDIIAKAMSKVGKEGVITVEEASGFENELDVVEGMQFDRGYLSPYFVNNQQLMSCDLENPLILIYDKKISNIREMLPVLEGVAKAGRPLLIVAEDVEGEALATLVVNNLRGVVKCCAVKAPGFGERRKAMESDIAVLTGANLIAEELGLTLEKAGIGDLGSAKRVNVTKEYCTIIDGAGNAKDIQDRIKLIRNQIEEATTDYDKEKLQERVAKLAGGVAVIKVGAGSEIEMKEKKARVEDALHATRAAVEEGVVPGGGVALVRALKAVDKLKGDNEDQNVGITIARRAMEEPLRQIVENAGVESSVVLAKVAEGDGNFGYNAASGEYGDMVAMGVIDPTKVTRTALQNASSVAGLMLTTEAMIAELPSDKGEPKDMVDHGGMGMM, encoded by the coding sequence ATGGCAGCAAAAGACGTAAAATTTGGATATGACGCGCGTAGCCGCATGGCCAAGGGCGTTAATATTTTGGCCGATGCCGTGAAGGTTACCCTCGGGCCGCGTGGCCGGAACGTGGTGATAGATTCGAGCTATGGCGGCGCACCCACCGTCACCAAGGACGGCGTGTCCGTGGCCAAGGGCATCGAGCTGAAGGACAAGTTTGAGAACATGGGCGCCCAGATGGTGAAAGAGGTCGCTTCCAAGACCTCCGACGTGGCCGGCGATGGCACGACGACCGCCACCGTATTGGCGCAATCCATCCTCAAGGAGGGCCTGAAGGCCGTGGCCGCCGGGATGAACCCGATGGACCTGAAGCGCGGCATAGACAAGGCCGTCACCGCCGCCGTCGAGGCGCTGAAGAAGATGTCCAAGCCCTGCACCGACGATAAGGCGATCGCCCAGGTCGGCACTATCTCCGCCAATGCTGACAAGGACATCGGCGACATCATCGCCAAGGCCATGTCCAAGGTCGGGAAGGAAGGCGTCATCACCGTGGAAGAGGCCTCCGGCTTTGAAAATGAGCTGGATGTCGTTGAAGGTATGCAGTTCGACCGCGGTTATCTCTCTCCCTATTTCGTCAACAACCAGCAGCTCATGAGCTGCGACCTCGAAAACCCGCTGATTCTGATCTACGACAAGAAGATCTCCAACATCCGCGAGATGTTGCCGGTGCTGGAAGGCGTCGCCAAGGCCGGCCGCCCCCTGCTGATCGTCGCCGAGGACGTGGAAGGCGAAGCGCTCGCCACATTGGTGGTGAACAACCTGCGTGGCGTGGTGAAGTGCTGCGCGGTGAAGGCGCCCGGTTTCGGCGAGCGCCGCAAAGCCATGGAGTCGGATATCGCTGTGCTCACCGGCGCGAATCTGATTGCCGAGGAGCTGGGCTTGACGCTGGAGAAGGCCGGCATCGGCGATTTGGGTTCCGCGAAGCGCGTCAACGTGACCAAGGAATACTGCACCATCATTGACGGCGCCGGTAATGCCAAGGATATCCAGGACCGCATCAAGCTGATCCGTAATCAGATCGAAGAGGCGACCACCGACTACGACAAGGAAAAACTGCAAGAACGCGTAGCCAAACTGGCGGGCGGTGTGGCCGTCATCAAGGTCGGCGCCGGCAGCGAGATCGAGATGAAGGAAAAGAAGGCGCGCGTGGAAGACGCCCTGCATGCGACTCGTGCGGCCGTTGAGGAAGGTGTGGTGCCGGGCGGCGGTGTGGCCCTGGTGCGCGCGCTGAAGGCGGTTGACAAGCTCAAGGGCGATAACGAAGACCAGAATGTCGGCATCACTATCGCGCGCCGCGCGATGGAAGAGCCGCTGCGCCAGATCGTGGAAAACGCCGGCGTCGAAAGCTCCGTGGTGCTGGCCAAGGTGGCCGAGGGCGACGGCAATTTCGGTTACAACGCGGCGAGCGGCGAGTACGGCGACATGGTGGCCATGGGTGTGATTGACCCGACCAAGGTGACGCGTACCGCGCTGCAGAACGCTTCATCGGTGGCCGGCTTGATGCTTACCACTGAGGCCATGATCGCCGAGTTGCCTAGCGACAAGGGTGAACCGAAGGATATGGTTGACCACGGCGGCATGGGCATGATGTAA